Proteins encoded in a region of the Solanum dulcamara chromosome 9, daSolDulc1.2, whole genome shotgun sequence genome:
- the LOC129902974 gene encoding protein CYSTEINE-RICH TRANSMEMBRANE MODULE 11-like, with translation MTSYPPPGYGVPPQGGHYPPPPGPPNYQGYFNNDQYAPPPPPPQHIYHNHHHDGHYHQNSGCPSFLKGCLAALCCCCILEECCCCCF, from the exons ATGACTTCATATCCTCCACCAG GGTATGGTGTACCACCACAAGGTGGGCACTATCCTCCACCACCAGGACCCCCTAATTATCAAGGTTATTTTAATAATGATCAGTATgctccaccaccaccacctcctcAACATATTTACCATAACCACCACCATGATGGTCACTACCACCAAAATAGTGGTTGTCCCTCATTCCTCAAAGGCTG TTTGGCCGCTCTTTGTTGTTGCTGTATTTTGGAAGagtgctgctgctgctgcttctaa